In the genome of Mauremys mutica isolate MM-2020 ecotype Southern chromosome 8, ASM2049712v1, whole genome shotgun sequence, one region contains:
- the TSPAN1 gene encoding tetraspanin-1: protein MGCFSFLKVMMILFNLAIFLGGGTLLGVGIWVAVDGSSFSNIFGSSTALQFVNVSYFLIVIGAILVVLGFLGCCGAQKESKCLLIMFFSIVLIIFIAEIAAAVVALVYTSIAENILEATVTPTLKDQYGKVSEVTKIWNTTMSKVKCCGLTNYTDFTDSYYYKQHNNTYPPFCCTPVNTSCSATAAHSSNVQGCFHQLLSDIRKNAGVVGGVAAGICALEIAAMVVSMYLYCQLDKK, encoded by the exons ATGGGCTGTTTCAGTTTCCTCAAGGTTATGATGATCTTGTTCAACCTGGCCATATTT CTTGGCGGAGGGACGCTCCTGGGTGTCGGGATCTGGGTCGCCGTGGACGGGAGCTCGTTCTCCAACATATTTGGCTCGTCCACCGCCTTGCAGTTTGTGAACGTGAGCTACTTCCTCATCGTCATCGGCGCCATCCTGGTGGTGCTTGGCTTCCTGGGATGCTGCGGGGCCCAGAAAGAGAGCAAATGCCTCCTGATCATG TTCTTCTCGATCGTGCTGATCATCTTCATTGCTGAGATTGCTGCTGCGGTGGTGGCGCTGGTCTACACGTCTATC GCGGAGAACATCCTGGAAGCAACAGTGACTCCGACGCTGAAGGATCAGTACGGGAAGGTTTCTGAAGTCACAAAGATCTGGAACACCACCATGAGTAAG gtGAAATGCTGCGGCTTGACGAACTACACGGACTTCACTGACTCTTACTACTACAAGCAACACAACAACACGTACCCACCGTTCTGCTGCACACCCGTCAACACCTCGTGCAGCGCGACAGCTGCACACAGCAGCAACGTCCAG GGTTGCTTCCATCAGCTGCTGAGCGACATTCGCAAGAACGCGGGCGTGGTGGGGGGCGTGGCGGCAGGGATCTGTGCGTTAGAG ATTGCCGCCATGGTCGTATCCATGTACCTGTACTGCCAGCTGGATAAGAAGTGA